The following are from one region of the Streptomyces rubrogriseus genome:
- a CDS encoding FtsX-like permease family protein, which translates to MRATLRWAHSDLRTHRGEALFLVLATAGIVASLLLATALFGYATNPWQRVFTQARGAHVWLHTDRAADTGDLAALDGVQSVAGPYPTASTTVAVRGTRASVELRGTAERPDVGRPLLTAGHWLDADDPDGVVLETRLARALLAQPGDTLTLTGTSRTLTVLGIADSPERRYRPGEQPGLVWAPPAAVPDPGGQVIGLRLTDPGETDYAVQRAVTVLGAGAIGQVSTWEQARAEAQGDNRLLGQVLGLFGLGALLAAGLAVHGAIGTRIRGHLRDISVLKAIGFTPGQVVRVFLLQHLAYALLGAVAAAATVQALGSRVPGRLGDAVGVWQGLPGHTVALFVVPACAVLFIGATTGLAAWRAGRVPPVPLPRPAGAQGGGLSVAARRALGLRMFRVPVGVRWQGRGVRGSDGAGAPGAGASPGVRDLEVRVPPGVRELEVRVPPALVLGWHKAFARRPRSFATVARLTLPLLLIVVAMSAWTTIDRFHSRPEQIGLPAALTVRADTDTGERGTRALLERDPQVAAAYPGVEVAALVPGQTATIALRGLGTREEPYPYALAEGRRAHGPDEAVAGQGLLDLLEVEVGDWVRMTVGDRPQILHIVGRSIEPENAGRVISTSLDTLQENDPRLRPTLYQLRLAAGADPDEVAGRLAEAGHGRLDVHAVANPADGLSPLRAVVLGLIAVLALVGLIELLTAIGGTVRESERDLLALKAIGLSPRQITGITVTATGCTALAAVLLAAALGLPLAHWLIDAQGASSGIGAGIAQVPSPALLVLVGAAAVLGAAALAAVPSARAARRRLADTLSAVA; encoded by the coding sequence GTGCGAGCCACTCTGCGCTGGGCCCACTCCGATCTGCGCACGCACCGGGGCGAGGCGCTGTTCCTCGTCCTCGCCACCGCGGGGATCGTCGCGTCGCTGCTGCTGGCCACGGCCCTGTTCGGGTACGCGACCAACCCCTGGCAGCGGGTCTTCACACAGGCGCGCGGCGCGCACGTCTGGCTGCACACCGACCGCGCCGCCGACACCGGCGACCTGGCCGCGCTGGACGGCGTCCAGTCCGTCGCCGGCCCCTACCCCACCGCCTCCACCACCGTCGCCGTGCGCGGCACCCGGGCCTCCGTCGAGCTGCGCGGCACCGCCGAGCGGCCCGACGTGGGGCGCCCGCTGCTCACCGCCGGGCACTGGCTCGACGCCGACGACCCCGACGGGGTGGTCCTGGAGACCCGCCTCGCCCGCGCACTGCTGGCCCAGCCCGGCGACACCCTCACCCTGACCGGCACCTCGCGCACCCTCACGGTGCTCGGCATCGCCGACAGCCCCGAACGCCGCTACCGGCCTGGCGAGCAGCCGGGCCTGGTGTGGGCGCCCCCGGCCGCGGTGCCCGACCCGGGCGGCCAGGTGATCGGACTGCGGCTGACCGATCCCGGGGAGACGGACTACGCCGTGCAGCGGGCGGTGACCGTACTGGGCGCCGGGGCGATCGGGCAGGTCTCCACCTGGGAGCAGGCCCGCGCGGAAGCACAGGGCGACAACCGGCTGCTCGGTCAGGTGCTCGGGCTGTTCGGGCTGGGCGCGCTGCTCGCCGCTGGGCTGGCGGTGCACGGGGCGATCGGCACCCGGATCCGAGGGCATCTGCGGGACATCTCGGTGCTGAAGGCGATCGGCTTCACACCGGGCCAGGTCGTGCGGGTCTTCCTGCTCCAGCACCTCGCCTACGCGCTGCTCGGCGCGGTGGCCGCCGCCGCGACCGTCCAGGCCCTGGGCAGCCGCGTCCCGGGGCGGCTCGGGGACGCGGTCGGCGTCTGGCAGGGGCTGCCCGGGCACACCGTCGCGCTGTTCGTCGTACCGGCGTGCGCGGTGCTGTTCATCGGCGCCACTACGGGCCTCGCGGCCTGGCGGGCCGGCCGGGTGCCGCCGGTTCCGCTGCCGCGTCCGGCGGGGGCGCAGGGCGGCGGGCTGTCCGTGGCGGCTCGCCGGGCGCTGGGGCTGCGGATGTTCCGGGTGCCGGTGGGAGTCCGATGGCAGGGACGTGGTGTCCGGGGTTCCGACGGAGCGGGTGCACCGGGTGCCGGGGCGTCGCCCGGCGTGCGGGATCTGGAGGTACGCGTACCGCCCGGCGTGCGGGAACTGGAGGTACGCGTACCGCCCGCCCTCGTGCTCGGCTGGCACAAGGCGTTCGCCCGCCGCCCGCGCTCGTTCGCCACGGTGGCCCGGCTCACGCTGCCGCTGCTGCTGATCGTGGTGGCGATGAGCGCGTGGACCACCATCGACCGCTTCCACAGCCGGCCCGAGCAGATCGGCCTGCCGGCCGCGCTGACCGTCCGCGCTGACACCGACACCGGGGAGCGCGGCACGCGGGCCCTGCTGGAGCGCGACCCCCAGGTCGCCGCCGCCTACCCGGGTGTCGAGGTCGCCGCCCTGGTGCCGGGCCAGACGGCGACGATCGCCCTGCGCGGGCTCGGCACCCGCGAGGAGCCCTACCCGTACGCCCTGGCCGAGGGCCGCCGCGCGCACGGACCGGACGAGGCGGTGGCCGGGCAGGGCCTCCTGGACCTGCTGGAGGTGGAGGTCGGCGACTGGGTGCGGATGACCGTCGGCGACCGGCCGCAGATCCTCCACATCGTGGGCCGCAGCATCGAGCCGGAGAACGCCGGCCGGGTCATCTCCACATCCCTGGACACCCTCCAGGAGAACGATCCGCGGCTCCGGCCGACCCTCTACCAGCTGCGTCTGGCGGCCGGAGCCGACCCGGACGAGGTCGCCGGGCGGCTCGCGGAGGCCGGGCACGGGCGGCTCGACGTGCACGCCGTGGCCAACCCGGCCGACGGGCTGTCCCCGTTGCGCGCGGTGGTCCTCGGACTGATCGCCGTCCTCGCCCTCGTCGGGCTGATCGAACTGCTCACGGCGATCGGCGGCACCGTCCGGGAGAGCGAACGGGACCTGCTCGCCCTCAAGGCGATCGGGCTCTCCCCGCGCCAGATCACCGGCATCACCGTCACGGCGACCGGCTGCACCGCCCTGGCGGCCGTGCTCCTCGCCGCCGCCCTCGGGCTGCCGCTCGCCCACTGGCTGATCGACGCCCAGGGCGCCTCCAGCGGCATCGGCGCGGGAATCGCCCAGGTCCCCTCTCCCGCTCTCCTGGTACTGGTGGGCGCGGCCGCGGTGCTCGGTGCGGCAGCGCTGGCCGCGGTGCCGTCGGCGCGGGCGGCCCGGCGGCGCCTCGCCGACACACTGAGCGCGGTGGCCTGA
- a CDS encoding ABC transporter ATP-binding protein yields MSAGASADPAPVLRAEGLVKTHHGEGAPAHAVRGVDLTVRRGEFVAITGPSGAGKSTLLHLLGGLQRPDAGSLWLDGACTDAYGEARWAVERRKRIGIVFQFFNLVSDLSVADNVELPALLAGLPPKRARAEREGLLAELGLTGKERSMPGELSGGEQQRVALARALVNHPPLLLADEPAGSLDSKGTREVMRLLSRFHQRGQTILLVTHDARLASAADRVISFFDGRIADDAELDAAAPPRRRPGASAVLELKD; encoded by the coding sequence GTGAGCGCTGGGGCGAGTGCCGACCCCGCTCCCGTGCTGCGCGCCGAGGGCCTGGTCAAGACGCACCACGGCGAGGGCGCCCCGGCGCACGCCGTGCGCGGGGTGGACCTGACGGTGCGGCGCGGCGAGTTCGTGGCGATCACGGGACCGTCCGGTGCCGGGAAGTCGACGCTGCTGCATCTGCTGGGCGGGCTCCAGCGGCCGGACGCGGGCAGCCTCTGGCTGGACGGCGCGTGCACCGACGCCTACGGCGAGGCACGCTGGGCCGTCGAGCGCAGGAAGCGGATCGGGATCGTCTTCCAGTTCTTCAACCTGGTGTCGGATCTGTCCGTCGCAGACAACGTGGAGCTGCCCGCCCTGCTCGCCGGGCTGCCACCCAAGCGGGCGCGCGCCGAGCGGGAGGGGCTGCTGGCCGAGCTGGGGCTGACGGGCAAGGAGCGCAGCATGCCCGGTGAGCTGTCCGGCGGTGAGCAGCAGCGGGTGGCGCTGGCGCGTGCGCTGGTCAACCATCCGCCGCTGCTGCTGGCGGACGAGCCCGCGGGCAGCCTGGACAGCAAGGGCACCCGTGAGGTGATGCGGCTGCTGTCCCGCTTCCACCAGCGGGGTCAGACGATCCTGCTGGTCACCCATGACGCGCGGCTCGCCAGCGCCGCCGACCGGGTGATCAGCTTCTTCGACGGGCGGATAGCCGACGACGCCGAGCTGGACGCCGCCGCGCCACCGCGCCGCCGTCCCGGGGCGTCCGCCGTCCTGGAACTCAAGGACTGA
- a CDS encoding PadR family transcriptional regulator produces MRLHLLALLARGPAHGYELKQDLEQLLGSAYPQPNVGQIYVTLNRLEKTGLIEGEDIEQSSRPNKKVYHLTDAGRDELRAWYEETADEPRVRDEFFMKLALAPQTGLADQIALINKQRRQYLNTMRQLSKLAAAEDRDNRIAHLLIEGAMLHLQADLDWLERCQEELEELE; encoded by the coding sequence GTGCGCCTGCACCTCCTGGCTCTCCTGGCCCGCGGTCCGGCCCACGGCTACGAGCTGAAGCAGGACCTTGAGCAACTGCTGGGCTCCGCGTACCCTCAGCCGAACGTCGGCCAGATCTACGTCACCCTCAACCGTCTCGAGAAGACGGGACTGATCGAGGGCGAGGACATCGAGCAGTCGAGCCGACCCAACAAGAAGGTCTACCACCTCACCGACGCCGGGCGCGACGAGCTGCGGGCCTGGTACGAGGAGACGGCGGACGAGCCGCGGGTGCGGGACGAGTTCTTCATGAAGCTCGCCCTGGCTCCGCAGACCGGGCTCGCCGACCAGATCGCCCTGATCAACAAGCAGCGGCGGCAGTACCTGAACACGATGCGGCAGTTGTCGAAGCTGGCCGCCGCCGAAGACCGGGACAACCGCATCGCCCACCTCCTCATCGAGGGCGCGATGCTGCACCTGCAGGCCGACCTCGACTGGCTGGAGCGGTGCCAGGAAGAGCTGGAGGAGCTGGAGTGA
- a CDS encoding ABC transporter substrate-binding protein, whose amino-acid sequence MRWIHAAGRGLLVLLVILTGYAASGARADEGAASGRGPLTLATAGDLTGYLGPLLEGWNRAHPGERVTLVELPDSADETRAQMTTDLRDGGRHRFDVLNIDVNWTSEFAAADWIRPLPRDRFPLGSFLPPVVDTATYDGRLYAVPYVTNAGLLLYRKDVLAAEGVPPPRTWAELERYAETIAPEHGLDGYAGQFLPYEGLTVNAAESVYSAGGSILGDEGERVTVDSAAAREGIGFLARGVREGWIPKAALTYKEEESKQAFQDGRLLFLRNWPYAYVSASAPGSAVAGKVGAVPLPGPSGPGTSVLGGSNLAVGAHARHPDSAARLIAYLTSERVQRQVLTRGALPPVRADLYEDPALIEAFPYLPTLRESVLAAAPRPKSPRYDQVSLAVQAVVHDAMTGRQTPEAAVRRLARELAAIS is encoded by the coding sequence ATGCGGTGGATCCACGCCGCCGGTAGGGGCCTCCTCGTCCTCCTCGTCATCCTGACCGGGTACGCAGCCTCCGGCGCCCGCGCGGACGAGGGGGCCGCGAGCGGCCGGGGACCGCTCACCCTGGCCACCGCCGGGGACCTCACCGGCTACCTCGGCCCGCTCCTCGAAGGCTGGAACCGCGCCCACCCCGGCGAACGGGTCACCCTCGTCGAACTGCCCGACTCCGCCGACGAGACCCGCGCGCAGATGACCACCGACCTGCGCGACGGCGGCCGGCACCGCTTCGACGTCCTCAACATCGACGTCAACTGGACCTCCGAGTTCGCCGCCGCCGACTGGATACGCCCGCTGCCCCGCGACCGCTTCCCGCTCGGCTCCTTCCTGCCGCCCGTCGTCGACACGGCGACCTACGACGGCAGGCTCTACGCCGTCCCGTACGTCACCAACGCCGGTCTGCTCCTGTACCGCAAGGACGTCCTCGCCGCCGAGGGCGTCCCGCCGCCGCGCACCTGGGCGGAGCTGGAGCGGTACGCCGAGACCATCGCCCCGGAACACGGACTGGACGGCTACGCGGGCCAGTTCCTGCCCTACGAGGGCCTGACCGTGAACGCCGCCGAGTCCGTCTACTCGGCCGGGGGCAGCATCCTCGGCGACGAGGGCGAACGCGTCACCGTGGACTCGGCGGCGGCCCGCGAGGGCATCGGTTTCCTGGCCCGCGGGGTGCGCGAGGGCTGGATACCGAAGGCGGCGCTGACCTACAAGGAGGAGGAGTCCAAGCAGGCGTTCCAGGACGGCCGCCTGCTCTTCCTGCGCAACTGGCCCTACGCCTACGTCAGCGCCTCCGCCCCGGGCTCCGCGGTCGCCGGGAAGGTCGGCGCCGTGCCGCTGCCCGGTCCTAGCGGCCCCGGCACCAGCGTCCTCGGCGGCTCCAACCTGGCCGTCGGCGCCCACGCCCGGCACCCCGACTCGGCCGCGCGCCTCATCGCGTACCTCACCAGCGAGCGCGTCCAGCGCCAGGTCCTCACCCGCGGCGCGCTGCCACCCGTACGGGCCGACCTGTACGAGGACCCCGCGCTGATCGAGGCGTTCCCCTACCTGCCGACCCTGCGCGAGAGCGTGCTCGCCGCCGCCCCGCGCCCCAAGAGCCCGCGCTACGACCAGGTCAGCCTGGCCGTGCAGGCGGTCGTGCACGACGCGATGACCGGGCGGCAGACGCCCGAGGCCGCGGTGCGGCGGCTGGCGCGCGAGCTGGCCGCGATCTCCTAG
- a CDS encoding glycoside hydrolase family 13 protein has protein sequence MNRHHWWRDAVIYQVYVRSFLDSTGDGVGDLAGVRAGLPYLRKLGVDGIWLSPFYPSPQHDHGYDVADYRGVDPLFGDLDEFDELVAAARRLGIRVLLDIVPNHCSSEHPWFREALASPPGSPARARFHFADGRGPDGDEPPNNWHAMFGGPAWTRVTEADGRPGQWYLHMFTPEQPDWNWRTPEVAAEFDRILRFWLDRGVDGFRIDVAAGLYKHPELPDSPGPEADARTRDSVNPLAWNQPEVHEVWRRWRAVCEEYTGRDGRERLLVGEVSVPSAREHARYVRPDELHQAFFFDLLGAPWDPDAFRKVISEAMQDIAGTGSTVTWVLNNHDQVRTVTRYGEPATDGSGLGTARARAAALLMLALPGAAYIYQGEELGLPEVVDLPDDVLTDPIFRRTGSRARVRDGCRVPLPWSGQASPFGFTAGDGSAKPWLPQPEYFAEYATDRALADTRSFWHLYRDGLQLRSDLPQLGEGTLRWLDTPPGVLAFVRGDGLVCAVNFGTAPTPAPVPGAPLLTSDGPCPPGVLPGSTAAWWIADL, from the coding sequence GTGAACAGGCACCACTGGTGGCGTGACGCGGTGATCTACCAGGTCTACGTCCGCAGCTTCCTCGACAGCACCGGCGACGGCGTCGGCGATCTCGCCGGTGTCCGGGCCGGACTGCCCTACCTGCGCAAACTCGGCGTCGACGGGATCTGGTTGAGCCCCTTCTACCCGTCGCCGCAGCACGACCACGGTTACGACGTCGCCGACTACCGGGGCGTCGACCCGCTCTTCGGCGACCTCGACGAGTTCGACGAGCTGGTCGCCGCGGCCCGGCGCCTGGGCATCCGGGTCCTGCTGGACATCGTCCCCAACCACTGCTCCAGCGAACACCCGTGGTTCCGCGAGGCGCTGGCGTCCCCGCCCGGCAGCCCGGCCCGCGCCCGCTTCCACTTCGCCGACGGCCGCGGGCCGGACGGGGACGAGCCGCCCAACAACTGGCACGCCATGTTCGGCGGCCCCGCCTGGACCCGGGTGACCGAGGCCGACGGCCGTCCCGGCCAGTGGTACCTGCACATGTTCACGCCCGAGCAGCCCGACTGGAACTGGCGCACCCCAGAGGTCGCCGCCGAGTTCGACCGGATACTCCGCTTCTGGCTGGACCGGGGCGTCGACGGCTTCCGCATCGACGTCGCCGCCGGCCTCTACAAGCACCCCGAACTGCCCGACTCCCCGGGCCCGGAGGCCGACGCCCGCACCCGCGACTCGGTCAACCCGCTGGCCTGGAACCAGCCCGAGGTGCACGAGGTGTGGCGGCGCTGGCGCGCGGTCTGCGAGGAGTACACCGGCCGCGACGGCCGCGAACGCCTCCTCGTCGGCGAGGTGTCGGTCCCCAGTGCCCGCGAACACGCCCGCTACGTCAGGCCCGACGAACTCCACCAGGCCTTCTTCTTCGACCTCCTCGGCGCCCCCTGGGACCCCGACGCCTTCCGCAAGGTCATCTCCGAGGCCATGCAGGACATCGCCGGCACCGGTTCCACGGTCACCTGGGTCCTCAACAACCACGACCAGGTCCGCACCGTCACCCGCTACGGCGAACCCGCCACCGACGGCAGCGGCCTGGGGACGGCCCGCGCCCGTGCCGCCGCCCTCCTGATGCTCGCGCTGCCCGGAGCCGCGTACATCTACCAGGGCGAGGAACTGGGCCTGCCCGAGGTCGTCGACCTGCCCGACGACGTGCTCACCGACCCGATCTTCCGCCGCACCGGCAGCCGCGCCCGGGTCCGCGACGGCTGCCGGGTGCCGCTGCCCTGGTCGGGCCAGGCGTCCCCGTTCGGCTTCACCGCGGGCGACGGGAGTGCCAAGCCCTGGCTGCCGCAGCCCGAGTACTTCGCCGAGTACGCCACCGACCGCGCCCTCGCCGACACCCGCTCCTTCTGGCACCTCTACCGCGACGGCCTGCAACTCCGCTCCGACCTGCCGCAGCTGGGCGAGGGCACCCTGCGCTGGCTGGACACCCCGCCCGGCGTGCTCGCCTTCGTCCGCGGCGACGGACTGGTCTGCGCCGTCAACTTCGGCACCGCCCCCACGCCCGCACCGGTCCCCGGCGCCCCGCTGCTGACCAGCGACGGCCCCTGCCCGCCCGGCGTCCTGCCCGGCTCCACCGCCGCCTGGTGGATCGCCGACCTCTGA
- a CDS encoding ABC transporter substrate-binding protein — translation MMRRRTTLLTGCTALVLALGATACGGSGPVTAGGGDKALSGQSVTVAGVWSGTEQENFQKVLDAFTEKTGAKTSFVSTGDNVSTVVGSKIEGGNAPDVVMVPQVGVLGQFAGNGWLKPLSKTAQKSVDTNFADVWQTYGTVDGTLYGLYFKAAHKSTVWYSPDALAQAGVEPPKTYDEMLKAGQTVSDSGLAAFSVAGQDGWTLTDWFENVYLSQAGPEKYDALAAHELKWTDASVVEALTTLGKLFKDEQLVAGGQKGALNTDFPGSVEKVFGPKPEAGMVYEGDFVAGVAKDQFDKEIGKDANFFPFPAVDGGEAPVVSGGDAAVVLKDGKNSEAGMALLEYLATPEAAAVWAEAGGFLSPNKNLDPASYGDDVTRATAESLVGAGDSVRFDMSDQAPAAFGGTKGTGEWKILQDFLRDPSDPKATAAELEAAAAKAYKG, via the coding sequence ATGATGCGACGACGTACCACCCTGCTCACCGGCTGCACCGCCCTCGTCCTCGCCCTCGGCGCGACCGCCTGCGGCGGCTCCGGACCCGTCACCGCGGGCGGCGGCGACAAGGCGCTCAGCGGACAGTCGGTCACCGTGGCCGGCGTCTGGTCCGGCACCGAACAGGAGAACTTCCAGAAGGTGCTGGACGCCTTCACCGAGAAGACCGGCGCCAAGACCTCCTTCGTCTCCACCGGCGACAACGTCTCCACCGTGGTCGGCAGCAAGATCGAGGGCGGCAACGCCCCCGACGTCGTGATGGTCCCGCAGGTCGGCGTGCTGGGGCAGTTCGCCGGCAACGGCTGGCTGAAGCCGCTGTCCAAGACGGCCCAGAAGTCCGTCGACACCAACTTCGCGGACGTCTGGCAGACGTACGGGACCGTCGACGGCACCCTCTACGGCCTCTACTTCAAGGCGGCCCACAAGTCGACCGTCTGGTACAGCCCCGACGCCCTCGCCCAGGCCGGGGTCGAGCCGCCGAAGACGTACGACGAGATGCTGAAGGCCGGGCAGACCGTCTCCGACTCCGGGCTCGCCGCCTTCTCGGTGGCCGGGCAGGACGGCTGGACGCTGACCGACTGGTTCGAGAACGTCTACCTCTCCCAGGCCGGACCCGAGAAGTACGACGCCCTCGCCGCCCACGAACTGAAGTGGACCGACGCGAGCGTGGTCGAGGCGCTCACCACCCTCGGCAAGCTCTTCAAGGACGAGCAGCTCGTCGCGGGCGGTCAGAAGGGCGCCCTGAACACCGACTTCCCGGGCTCGGTGGAGAAGGTGTTCGGCCCGAAGCCCGAGGCCGGCATGGTCTACGAGGGGGACTTCGTCGCCGGGGTCGCCAAGGACCAGTTCGACAAGGAGATCGGCAAGGACGCGAACTTCTTCCCGTTCCCCGCGGTCGACGGCGGCGAGGCGCCCGTGGTCAGCGGCGGTGACGCGGCCGTCGTCCTCAAGGACGGCAAGAACTCCGAGGCAGGCATGGCCCTCCTGGAGTACCTCGCGACGCCGGAGGCCGCGGCCGTGTGGGCCGAGGCGGGCGGCTTCCTCTCCCCGAACAAGAACCTCGACCCCGCCTCCTACGGCGACGACGTCACCCGGGCCACCGCCGAGTCCCTCGTCGGCGCCGGGGACTCGGTCCGCTTCGACATGTCCGACCAGGCACCGGCGGCCTTCGGCGGCACCAAGGGCACCGGCGAGTGGAAGATCCTCCAGGACTTCCTGCGCGACCCCTCCGACCCGAAGGCGACCGCGGCCGAGCTGGAGGCCGCGGCGGCCAAGGCCTACAAGGGCTGA
- a CDS encoding carbohydrate ABC transporter permease encodes MTSTLVKEASPPAAPGPAPLRRPRRRRAAVALLFVLPALLLLGALVVYPVLFSVGRSFFDASGTRFVGGENYTEMFRDPATLKAVRNTAIWVVVAPTLLTGLGLILAVLVEKVRWATAFKLLLFMPMAVSFLAAGIIFRLAYDHDPDKGVLNAAVTGVHDAFAGTSSYPGARAREGQEGGPVKGADGSYRTGAGVSPGDTVALGLVGVAPDDLPSGAESAYGAAGREAADDEVRGVVYLDFTPGGGGEQGRVDRRESGLPEMTVEAVRDGRTVATTTTAADGSFSFDGLDPGSYTVALPASNFAPPYEGVSWLGPALVTPAIIGAYLWIWTGFAMVLIGAGLSSLPRDALEAARMDGANEWQIFRRITVPLLAPVLTVVFITLVINVMKVFDLVYIIAPGPVQEDATVLATQMWLVSFGGGNNQGLGSALGVLLLLLVVPAMVFNVRRFKRSQR; translated from the coding sequence ATGACCTCCACCCTGGTGAAAGAGGCGAGCCCGCCCGCCGCTCCCGGCCCGGCGCCCCTGCGGCGTCCCCGGCGGCGCCGGGCGGCCGTCGCCCTGCTCTTCGTCCTGCCCGCGCTGCTCCTGCTGGGCGCCCTCGTCGTCTACCCCGTGCTGTTCTCCGTCGGCCGCAGCTTCTTCGACGCCTCCGGCACGCGCTTCGTGGGCGGCGAGAACTACACCGAGATGTTCCGCGACCCGGCCACCCTCAAGGCCGTCCGCAACACGGCGATCTGGGTCGTCGTCGCGCCCACCCTGCTGACCGGCCTCGGCCTGATCCTCGCCGTCCTGGTCGAGAAGGTCCGCTGGGCCACCGCCTTCAAGCTGCTCCTCTTCATGCCGATGGCGGTCTCCTTCCTCGCCGCCGGCATCATCTTCCGGCTCGCCTACGACCACGACCCGGACAAGGGCGTCCTCAACGCCGCCGTGACCGGCGTGCACGACGCCTTCGCCGGTACGTCGAGCTACCCGGGCGCCCGGGCGCGCGAGGGCCAGGAGGGCGGTCCGGTCAAGGGGGCCGACGGCTCGTACCGGACCGGTGCGGGCGTGTCACCCGGCGACACGGTGGCCCTCGGCCTGGTCGGCGTGGCGCCCGACGACCTGCCGTCCGGCGCGGAGTCCGCGTACGGGGCGGCGGGGCGCGAGGCCGCCGACGACGAGGTGCGCGGCGTCGTCTACCTGGACTTCACACCCGGCGGGGGAGGGGAGCAGGGCCGGGTCGACCGGCGGGAGAGCGGGCTGCCCGAGATGACGGTCGAGGCGGTGCGCGACGGCCGCACGGTCGCCACCACGACCACCGCCGCCGACGGATCCTTCTCCTTCGACGGGCTGGACCCGGGCTCCTACACGGTGGCGCTCCCTGCTTCCAACTTCGCCCCGCCCTACGAAGGCGTCTCCTGGCTCGGACCCGCTCTCGTCACCCCCGCCATCATCGGGGCGTACCTGTGGATCTGGACCGGGTTCGCGATGGTGCTGATCGGCGCCGGGCTCTCCTCGCTGCCGCGCGACGCGCTGGAGGCGGCGCGGATGGACGGCGCCAACGAGTGGCAGATCTTCCGGCGGATCACCGTGCCGCTGCTGGCACCGGTGCTCACGGTCGTCTTCATCACCCTCGTGATCAACGTGATGAAGGTCTTCGACCTCGTCTACATCATCGCGCCCGGACCCGTGCAGGAGGACGCGACGGTGCTCGCGACGCAGATGTGGCTGGTGTCGTTCGGCGGCGGCAACAACCAGGGACTCGGCAGCGCGCTCGGCGTACTGCTCCTGCTGCTCGTCGTCCCGGCCATGGTCTTCAACGTCCGCCGCTTCAAGAGGAGTCAGCGATGA
- a CDS encoding carbohydrate ABC transporter permease, translated as MNAVRRYLGNGIVQAFLVLVGLVWMTPLAGLFLSSLRSSEDTAKGGWWTALASPGQLSLDNYSALLGNSGITQAFWNTVLISVPTTVLVVVVGALAGYAFAWLDFPGRETVFLVVVALLVVPVQIGLLPVAKLFGQLGLFGTIPGVVLFHVAYGLPFAVFLLRNYFAEMPKEMLEAARMDGGNEWRIFTRLVLPVGKPAIASLAIFQFLWVWNDMLVALLFADSSSQPLTVELQSQIRQFGSNIDVLAPGAFLSLVVPVVVFFAFQRHFVQGVMAGSVK; from the coding sequence ATGAACGCCGTCCGGCGCTATCTGGGCAACGGGATCGTCCAGGCCTTCCTCGTGCTCGTCGGGCTGGTGTGGATGACGCCGCTGGCCGGGCTGTTCCTGTCCTCGCTGCGGTCGTCCGAGGACACGGCGAAGGGCGGCTGGTGGACGGCGCTGGCGAGCCCGGGGCAGCTCTCCCTCGACAACTACTCGGCGCTGCTCGGCAACTCCGGCATCACCCAGGCCTTCTGGAACACGGTGCTGATCTCCGTACCGACGACCGTGCTCGTCGTGGTCGTCGGGGCGCTCGCCGGGTACGCCTTCGCCTGGCTGGACTTCCCGGGGCGCGAGACGGTCTTCCTGGTCGTCGTCGCGCTGCTGGTGGTGCCCGTGCAGATCGGGCTGCTGCCGGTCGCCAAACTCTTCGGGCAGCTGGGCCTGTTCGGGACCATCCCGGGTGTGGTGCTCTTCCACGTCGCCTACGGACTGCCGTTCGCGGTGTTCCTGCTGCGGAACTACTTCGCCGAGATGCCCAAGGAGATGCTGGAGGCCGCGCGCATGGACGGCGGCAACGAGTGGCGGATCTTCACGCGGCTGGTGCTGCCGGTCGGCAAGCCGGCCATCGCCAGCCTCGCCATCTTCCAGTTCCTGTGGGTGTGGAACGACATGCTGGTCGCGCTGCTCTTCGCGGACAGTTCGTCGCAGCCGCTGACGGTGGAACTCCAGTCGCAGATCCGCCAGTTCGGCAGCAACATCGACGTGCTGGCGCCGGGGGCGTTCCTGTCACTGGTGGTGCCGGTGGTGGTGTTCTTCGCGTTCCAGCGGCATTTCGTGCAGGGGGTCATGGCGGGGTCCGTGAAGTGA